From Roseburia hominis, the proteins below share one genomic window:
- a CDS encoding oxaloacetate decarboxylase subunit alpha — protein MAVIEQKPIKIMETILRDAHQSLIATRMTTEQMVPIIDKMDKVGYHAVECWGGATFDASLRFLKEDPWERLRKFRDGFKNTKLQMLFRGQNILGYRPYADDVVEYFVQKSVANGIDIIRIFDCLNDLRNLQTAVSAANKEKAEAQVALSYTLGDAYTLEYWVDIAKRIQDMGANSICIKDMAGLLLPYKATELVGALKEAVDLPIELHTHYTSGVASMTYMKAVEAGVDIIDTAMSPFALGTSQPATEVMVEAFKGTPYDTGFDQSLLAEIADYFRPIRDEALESGLLNPKNLGVNIKTLLYQVPGGMLSNLTSQLKEQGAEDKFYDVLEEVPRVRKDLGEPPLVTPSSQIVGTQAVFNVLMGERYKMATKETKDVLSGKYGATVKPFNEEVKKKVLGEDAEVITCRPADLIPDELETLEKEMAQYKQQDEDVLSYALFPQVATDFFKYREAQQKKVDTTIADTENGSYPV, from the coding sequence ATGGCAGTAATTGAACAAAAACCAATTAAAATTATGGAAACCATTCTGCGTGATGCTCATCAGTCATTGATCGCGACCCGTATGACTACCGAGCAGATGGTTCCGATCATTGATAAAATGGACAAAGTCGGCTATCATGCAGTAGAGTGCTGGGGAGGTGCGACATTTGACGCTTCCTTACGTTTCCTCAAAGAAGATCCGTGGGAAAGACTTCGGAAATTCCGTGATGGATTCAAGAACACCAAGCTGCAGATGCTGTTCCGCGGACAGAACATTCTGGGATATCGTCCGTATGCAGATGATGTGGTAGAGTATTTCGTACAGAAATCTGTTGCAAACGGTATTGATATCATTCGTATTTTTGACTGTCTGAATGACCTTCGTAACCTTCAGACGGCGGTAAGCGCGGCAAATAAAGAAAAGGCAGAGGCACAGGTAGCGCTTTCCTACACACTGGGAGATGCTTATACACTGGAATACTGGGTAGATATTGCAAAGAGAATTCAGGATATGGGTGCAAACTCCATCTGTATCAAGGATATGGCAGGGCTTCTTCTGCCGTACAAGGCAACAGAGCTTGTCGGTGCGCTGAAAGAAGCGGTAGATCTTCCGATTGAGCTTCATACCCACTATACCTCAGGCGTTGCTTCCATGACCTATATGAAAGCTGTTGAGGCCGGTGTGGATATCATCGATACTGCAATGTCTCCGTTTGCTCTGGGAACTTCCCAGCCGGCAACAGAGGTTATGGTGGAGGCGTTCAAGGGAACTCCATACGATACCGGATTTGACCAGAGCCTTCTTGCAGAGATTGCGGACTATTTCCGTCCGATTCGTGACGAGGCTCTGGAGAGCGGACTTTTGAATCCGAAGAACCTCGGCGTTAACATCAAGACTCTTCTCTATCAGGTACCGGGCGGTATGCTGTCCAACCTGACAAGCCAGTTGAAGGAGCAGGGTGCAGAGGATAAGTTCTACGACGTACTGGAAGAAGTGCCGCGTGTAAGAAAAGACCTCGGTGAGCCGCCACTTGTTACCCCGTCCTCACAGATCGTGGGAACGCAGGCCGTATTTAACGTGCTGATGGGTGAGCGCTATAAGATGGCTACCAAAGAGACGAAGGATGTATTGAGCGGCAAATACGGTGCGACCGTAAAACCGTTCAACGAAGAAGTGAAGAAGAAAGTTCTGGGTGAGGATGCAGAGGTCATCACCTGCCGTCCGGCGGACCTGATTCCGGATGAGCTGGAAACTCTGGAGAAAGAGATGGCTCAGTACAAACAGCAGGACGAGGACGTGCTCAGCTATGCACTCTTCCCGCAGGTAGCTACCGACTTCTTTAAATATCGTGAAGCACAGCAGAAGAAAGTCGACACGACAATCGCCGACACCGAGAACGGAAGCTATCCGGTTTAG
- a CDS encoding sodium ion-translocating decarboxylase subunit beta — protein sequence MEYITTTLGNLLHQTAFFNLTWGNYVMIAVACFFLYLAIKHGFEPLLLVPIAFGMLLVNIYPDIMLHAEDAANGTGGLLYYFFKLDEWAILPSLIFMGVGAMTDFGPLIANPKSFLLGAAAQFGIFAAYLGAMAMGFSDKAAAAISIIGGADGPTSIFLAGKLQQTALLGPIAVAAYSYMSLVPIIQPPIMKLLTTEKERKIKMGQLRPVTKLEKILFPIIVTIVVCLILPTTAPLVGMLMLGNLFKESGVVRQLTETASNAMMYIVVILLGTSVGATTSAEAFLNLDTLKIVALGLVAFAFGTAAGVLFGKLMCIATHGQVNPLIGSAGVSAVPMAARVSQKVGAEADPTNFLLMHAMGPNVAGVIGTAVAAGTFMAIFGVM from the coding sequence ATGGAATATATCACAACGACTCTGGGAAATCTCTTGCACCAGACTGCGTTCTTTAACCTCACATGGGGTAACTACGTCATGATCGCGGTGGCATGTTTTTTCCTGTACCTTGCTATCAAGCATGGGTTTGAACCGCTTCTTCTGGTGCCTATTGCATTTGGTATGCTCCTGGTAAATATTTACCCGGATATCATGCTTCATGCAGAGGACGCAGCGAATGGAACGGGCGGACTTCTGTATTACTTTTTTAAATTAGACGAATGGGCCATTCTGCCGTCCCTGATCTTTATGGGAGTCGGCGCAATGACCGACTTTGGACCGCTGATCGCGAATCCGAAGAGCTTCCTTCTGGGAGCAGCCGCACAGTTCGGTATCTTTGCGGCATATCTGGGAGCGATGGCTATGGGCTTTTCGGACAAGGCAGCGGCAGCAATCTCCATTATCGGTGGTGCGGACGGACCGACCTCCATCTTCCTTGCCGGTAAATTGCAGCAGACGGCACTTTTGGGACCGATCGCCGTGGCGGCGTATTCTTATATGTCACTGGTGCCGATCATCCAGCCGCCGATCATGAAACTTCTTACAACCGAGAAAGAGCGGAAGATCAAGATGGGACAGCTTCGTCCGGTAACCAAACTGGAGAAGATCCTTTTCCCGATCATCGTTACGATCGTTGTATGTCTGATTCTTCCGACTACCGCACCGCTTGTCGGTATGCTGATGCTCGGTAACCTCTTTAAAGAGTCAGGCGTCGTAAGACAGCTTACCGAGACCGCGTCGAATGCGATGATGTACATCGTCGTTATTCTGCTCGGAACTTCCGTAGGGGCGACCACAAGCGCGGAGGCGTTCCTTAACCTGGATACGCTTAAGATCGTTGCCCTGGGTCTTGTCGCTTTCGCCTTCGGTACCGCGGCAGGTGTACTCTTTGGCAAGCTGATGTGTATCGCGACTCACGGACAGGTAAATCCGCTCATCGGTTCCGCCGGTGTATCCGCAGTTCCGATGGCAGCCCGTGTATCTCAGAAGGTTGGTGCAGAGGCTGACCCGACGAACTTCCTTCTGATGCATGCGATGGGTCCGAACGTGGCAGGTGTTATCGGTACGGCAGTTGCAGCCGGAACATTTATGGCAATTTTTGGAGTCATGTAG
- a CDS encoding MurR/RpiR family transcriptional regulator, with product MSTKNELLVRMEEKYAKLSKGQKRLSDYIRGNYDKAAFLTAAKMGEAVGVSESTVVRFASQLGYKGYPEFQKALGELVRTKLNSIQRMEVTYGRIAQSEILATVLQSDIEKIKLTMESIDQQAFELAVDTLLGARKIYVIGIRSCAPLANFLTFYLNLICSDVVSVHTNSSSEIFEQLIRIGEDDVIIGISFPRYSMRTLKALEFASNRKAKVITITDSVHSPMNLYSSCNLIARSDMASIVDSLVAPLSVINALVVALCMKKQDDVIETLETLEDIWDEYQVYSRDELEPVEDTVKLRMDDESEE from the coding sequence ATGAGCACGAAGAATGAATTATTGGTGAGAATGGAAGAAAAATACGCGAAGCTGAGCAAAGGCCAAAAGCGGCTTTCGGACTATATTCGTGGGAATTACGATAAGGCAGCATTTTTGACAGCGGCGAAGATGGGAGAGGCTGTGGGGGTCAGTGAATCCACCGTGGTCCGGTTCGCTTCGCAGCTAGGCTATAAAGGGTATCCGGAATTCCAGAAGGCACTTGGCGAGCTGGTGCGGACCAAGCTGAATTCGATCCAGCGTATGGAAGTGACGTATGGGCGGATCGCCCAGAGTGAGATCCTGGCTACGGTATTACAATCGGATATTGAGAAAATCAAGCTGACGATGGAAAGCATCGACCAGCAGGCGTTTGAACTTGCGGTGGACACCTTGCTTGGCGCAAGGAAGATCTATGTGATCGGCATTCGGAGCTGCGCGCCGCTGGCCAATTTCCTGACATTTTACCTGAATTTGATCTGCAGTGATGTGGTCAGCGTACACACGAATAGTTCCAGTGAGATTTTTGAACAGTTGATCCGAATCGGAGAGGACGATGTCATTATCGGAATCAGTTTTCCAAGGTATTCGATGAGGACCTTAAAAGCACTGGAATTTGCCAGCAACCGGAAGGCGAAGGTGATTACCATAACGGACAGCGTACACTCTCCGATGAACCTGTATTCTTCCTGCAATTTGATCGCAAGAAGCGATATGGCCTCCATTGTGGATTCCCTGGTAGCGCCTCTGAGCGTGATCAACGCGCTGGTGGTAGCACTTTGCATGAAGAAGCAGGACGATGTCATCGAGACACTGGAAACATTGGAAGACATTTGGGACGAGTATCAGGTATACTCACGTGATGAACTGGAGCCGGTGGAGGATACAGTGAAGCTCAGAATGGACGATGAGAGTGAAGAGTAA
- a CDS encoding insulinase family protein, which translates to MNKRQDVEKVVIEKGFVLEEVKELPEMKAVFYQMHYKKNGAKLFWLKRREENKTFAIAFKTLPGDDTGVFHILEHSLLCGSEKYPVSKPFVEMIKSSLQTFMNAFTFPDKTLYPICSRNQKDLLNLMSVYLDAVLHPLCVTKEEIFRQEGWHYELEQPEGELRLNGVVYNEMKGVYASPDTIIESRLNRRLFPDNCYRFQSGGDPEHITELTYESYVANYKRFYHPSNSYMILDGDMDLEAVLTKIDEAIREFDYQDVDSEIKLQKSVALEEDQGFYEVGETEETRKKTLLAEGWIYGRYDEPKKDIACSVLAEILCSTNESPLKRALLEKGLAENVELEKIDGIQQPYLKLVIRNTEDERKEEIWNTVEMTLKNLAAAGLDHKRIGAILNRMEFNMREKETAGFPEGVMNALQILNSCLYGGDPAQNLSHAALFASLRESVETGYFEQLLREVFLDNPHHARLILRPSVTLGKEKRERERARLESVKEQWTAEKREQVIGALCHLREVQETPDSPEKIAALPVLELSDITEEIEEIPRSVTELGGTRVLIQKLDTEGIVHISYYFSLEDQNPEELCRTSFLRMLLGQTDTKHYSALELQTELEGRLGRFRAYVDVFSEPEDTKKCRPYLVISVSVLEEKIEEAIGLIDEILNGSKFNNLSYIRNRLRQLRVAMEQNIVMSGNRYAAQMIAAQFSARGAVREAFEGIEMLRWVQKMDNDFEREGERLLQNLEELRRRIFVRERAFISVTGELSQKWLNKLLCFLPEGTGSMQAAVNYQTSAVSKRGIRIPAEIGFAGKGANLKICGAHYHGAMRVAARILSYGYLWNVIRVKGGAYGTGLSVSDSGDVMFLTFRDPNAANSLKSFDGAGAALRGLCESEEPLDRYVISAIASTEPLLSVRQKGIRSAEDYLSGMTDDMRRRERKEILHTTKAELVQIAEILDAICEKAGVCLIGGKASLEAVEATFDQIEYL; encoded by the coding sequence ATGAACAAGAGGCAGGATGTGGAGAAGGTAGTAATAGAAAAGGGATTCGTGCTGGAGGAGGTAAAAGAGCTCCCGGAGATGAAAGCCGTTTTCTATCAGATGCATTATAAAAAGAATGGTGCAAAATTGTTTTGGTTGAAAAGACGGGAAGAGAATAAGACCTTTGCGATTGCGTTTAAGACACTTCCGGGTGATGATACGGGAGTATTTCACATTTTGGAGCATTCTCTTCTGTGCGGTTCGGAAAAATATCCGGTGAGTAAGCCATTTGTGGAAATGATTAAGAGCTCGCTCCAGACCTTTATGAATGCGTTTACTTTCCCGGACAAGACGCTGTATCCGATATGCAGCCGCAACCAGAAGGATTTGCTGAATCTGATGTCTGTATATCTGGATGCGGTACTGCACCCCTTATGTGTCACGAAAGAAGAGATTTTCCGGCAGGAAGGCTGGCATTATGAATTGGAGCAGCCGGAGGGGGAACTGCGCTTAAACGGTGTCGTATATAACGAGATGAAAGGTGTCTATGCATCGCCGGATACTATCATAGAAAGCAGGCTGAACCGCCGTTTGTTTCCTGATAACTGTTATCGCTTTCAGTCAGGCGGCGATCCGGAACATATCACAGAACTGACCTATGAGAGCTATGTGGCAAACTATAAACGGTTCTATCACCCTTCTAATTCTTATATGATACTTGACGGGGATATGGATTTGGAAGCGGTACTTACAAAGATTGATGAGGCGATTCGGGAATTTGACTACCAGGATGTAGACAGTGAGATTAAATTGCAGAAGAGTGTAGCTTTAGAGGAAGATCAGGGCTTTTATGAAGTGGGGGAAACAGAAGAGACCCGGAAGAAAACACTTCTGGCAGAGGGCTGGATATATGGGAGATATGATGAGCCAAAGAAGGATATCGCTTGTTCTGTGCTTGCTGAGATACTCTGCTCCACAAATGAATCGCCGTTAAAGAGAGCGCTTCTGGAAAAAGGCCTGGCTGAAAATGTAGAATTAGAGAAAATAGACGGAATCCAGCAGCCTTACCTAAAACTGGTGATACGAAATACAGAAGACGAAAGAAAAGAAGAAATCTGGAATACCGTAGAGATGACTTTAAAAAACCTGGCGGCTGCGGGGCTGGATCATAAGAGAATCGGCGCTATACTGAATCGCATGGAATTCAATATGCGGGAGAAGGAGACAGCCGGATTCCCGGAAGGAGTCATGAATGCGCTGCAGATATTGAATAGCTGTCTGTATGGAGGAGACCCTGCGCAGAATCTGAGCCACGCCGCACTGTTTGCTTCACTGAGAGAATCGGTAGAAACCGGATATTTTGAGCAGCTTCTAAGAGAGGTGTTTCTTGACAATCCACACCATGCACGTCTTATCCTTCGTCCATCTGTCACGCTGGGAAAGGAAAAAAGGGAGCGTGAGAGGGCAAGGCTTGAATCTGTGAAGGAGCAGTGGACCGCAGAGAAAAGAGAGCAGGTGATCGGTGCACTTTGCCATTTAAGAGAGGTACAGGAAACGCCGGACAGTCCGGAAAAGATCGCGGCACTTCCGGTATTGGAGCTGTCCGACATTACTGAAGAGATCGAAGAAATTCCGAGAAGCGTAACAGAGCTTGGAGGAACCCGGGTTCTGATCCAGAAGCTTGATACGGAAGGAATCGTACATATTAGTTATTATTTTTCTCTGGAAGACCAGAACCCGGAGGAACTGTGCCGGACTTCCTTTTTGCGCATGCTCCTCGGACAGACAGATACAAAGCATTACAGTGCGCTGGAACTTCAGACAGAACTGGAAGGCCGTCTGGGACGTTTCCGTGCTTACGTGGATGTGTTTTCCGAACCGGAGGATACGAAAAAATGCAGGCCGTATCTGGTGATCAGTGTTTCCGTTCTTGAGGAGAAAATAGAAGAAGCGATAGGGCTGATAGATGAAATATTGAATGGTTCAAAATTTAACAATTTAAGCTATATTCGTAACAGACTGCGTCAGCTTAGGGTTGCGATGGAACAAAATATTGTGATGTCTGGAAACCGGTACGCGGCTCAGATGATAGCGGCCCAGTTTTCGGCGCGCGGCGCTGTGCGGGAAGCATTTGAAGGAATAGAGATGCTTCGCTGGGTACAAAAAATGGACAATGATTTTGAGCGGGAAGGTGAGAGGCTCCTTCAAAATCTGGAGGAACTGCGCAGGAGGATTTTTGTGAGAGAGCGGGCATTTATAAGTGTGACAGGAGAACTTTCACAAAAATGGCTCAATAAACTGCTCTGCTTTTTACCGGAAGGAACGGGTTCTATGCAGGCAGCGGTAAACTATCAGACGTCGGCAGTGAGCAAGCGGGGAATTCGTATTCCTGCCGAAATCGGATTTGCAGGGAAGGGTGCAAACCTTAAAATATGTGGTGCACATTATCATGGAGCAATGCGGGTGGCAGCGAGAATATTAAGCTATGGATACCTGTGGAATGTGATCCGTGTCAAGGGAGGAGCATACGGGACCGGGCTTAGTGTTTCGGATAGTGGAGATGTTATGTTCCTGACATTCCGTGATCCAAATGCGGCTAATTCACTGAAGAGCTTTGATGGGGCTGGAGCGGCTCTGAGAGGCTTGTGTGAAAGTGAGGAACCATTAGACCGATACGTGATCAGTGCGATTGCTTCAACAGAACCTCTTTTGAGCGTGCGACAGAAAGGAATTCGCTCCGCTGAGGATTATCTGAGTGGTATGACAGATGATATGAGGAGAAGAGAGCGAAAAGAAATTTTGCACACGACAAAAGCAGAGTTGGTCCAAATTGCGGAAATTCTCGATGCAATCTGTGAAAAGGCCGGCGTATGTTTGATAGGAGGTAAAGCTTCTCTGGAGGCTGTGGAAGCTACATTTGATCAGATTGAATATCTGTAG
- a CDS encoding biotin/lipoyl-containing protein: MKNYTITVNGNVYDVTVEENGAAAPAPAVRPAAAPKAAPKAAPKAAPAAGAGSIKVEAGAAGKVFKIEASVGQKVSRGDTIVIVEAMKMEIPVVAPQDGTVASIDVAVGDMVEAGRALATLN, encoded by the coding sequence ATGAAAAATTATACCATTACAGTAAACGGAAATGTATATGATGTAACCGTAGAAGAGAATGGAGCAGCAGCTCCGGCACCGGCAGTAAGACCGGCCGCAGCACCGAAGGCAGCGCCGAAAGCGGCTCCGAAGGCAGCACCGGCAGCAGGTGCAGGAAGCATCAAAGTAGAGGCAGGAGCAGCCGGAAAAGTCTTCAAGATTGAAGCCAGCGTAGGGCAGAAAGTATCCCGCGGCGATACCATCGTGATCGTAGAAGCCATGAAGATGGAGATTCCTGTTGTAGCTCCGCAAGACGGAACCGTTGCAAGTATTGATGTAGCAGTCGGTGATATGGTAGAGGCTGGCCGTGCACTTGCTACATTAAACTAA
- the cmk gene encoding (d)CMP kinase, which translates to MGYNIAIDGPAGAGKSTIAKLVAKKKGYIYVDTGAMYRGMAIHFIKKGICPEETKKIAAACADAKVTIGYEDGVQQIYLNGENVTSMLREEAVGNMASMSSAVPAVRAKLLDLQRNLAQEKDVVMDGRDIGTHVLPNADVKIYLTASVECRANRRYKELTEKGISCDLEEIAKDIEERDARDMNREIAPLKQAEDAHLIDSSDMTIDEVVDKICGFLN; encoded by the coding sequence ATGGGATATAATATCGCGATCGACGGACCGGCTGGCGCCGGAAAAAGCACGATAGCAAAGCTGGTGGCAAAGAAAAAAGGATATATTTATGTGGATACCGGCGCGATGTACCGGGGAATGGCCATTCATTTTATCAAGAAGGGAATTTGCCCGGAGGAGACTAAGAAGATTGCTGCGGCCTGCGCGGATGCGAAGGTCACCATCGGATATGAGGACGGAGTTCAGCAGATTTATCTGAACGGCGAGAATGTCACGTCCATGTTAAGAGAGGAGGCTGTGGGAAATATGGCTTCCATGAGTTCCGCGGTGCCGGCAGTGCGAGCAAAGCTGCTGGATCTGCAGCGGAATCTGGCGCAGGAGAAGGATGTGGTCATGGATGGAAGAGACATTGGGACGCATGTACTTCCAAATGCCGATGTGAAGATTTATCTGACGGCGAGTGTAGAGTGCCGTGCGAACAGAAGATATAAGGAATTGACAGAAAAAGGGATTTCCTGTGATCTTGAGGAAATTGCAAAAGATATTGAGGAGAGGGACGCAAGGGACATGAATCGTGAGATTGCGCCTCTTAAGCAGGCAGAGGACGCACATCTGATTGATAGCTCTGATATGACGATTGATGAGGTCGTGGATAAAATATGTGGATTTCTTAATTAA
- a CDS encoding NAD(P)/FAD-dependent oxidoreductase: MSKVLVVGGGAAGMCAAIFAARNGNEVHIYEKNEKLGKKLFITGKGRCNVTNACDMEELLSAMVSNGKFMYSSFYGFSNQDVMEFFEQLGLKLKVERGMRVFPVSDHSSDVIKALEAELRTQKVEVHLYTTVKKVAAYPAKDMEEAGSGKRAQLVFSHLELADGTIVNGDCCIVATGGLSYPTTGSTGDGYGFARELGHTVTELSPSLVPMEVREGDARELMGLSLRNVRAAIYDGKKELYSEFGEMLFTHFGVSGPIIISASAYVGKKLKGKKQLRLAIDLKPALTEEQLDARVLREFEKNHNKQFKNAVNALFPAKLIPVMVKQSGIDPEKKVNVISREERLAFVHLIKNFEFTVTGLRDYKEAIITRGGVKVGEIDPSTMQSKLVAGVYFAGEVLDVDALTGGFNLQIAWSTGCAAGESIW, from the coding sequence ATGAGTAAAGTTTTAGTAGTAGGCGGCGGTGCCGCCGGAATGTGCGCTGCCATTTTCGCGGCGCGCAATGGAAATGAAGTTCATATTTACGAAAAGAATGAAAAGCTGGGCAAAAAATTATTTATCACAGGCAAGGGGCGCTGTAATGTAACCAATGCCTGCGATATGGAAGAACTTTTGTCAGCTATGGTCTCCAATGGGAAATTCATGTACAGCAGTTTTTATGGGTTCAGCAATCAGGACGTGATGGAATTTTTTGAACAGCTTGGCCTGAAACTGAAGGTTGAGAGGGGAATGAGGGTATTTCCCGTTTCCGACCATTCCTCAGATGTCATAAAGGCATTGGAGGCGGAGCTGAGAACTCAGAAAGTGGAGGTGCATCTGTATACCACCGTGAAGAAAGTGGCTGCGTATCCGGCGAAAGACATGGAGGAGGCCGGAAGCGGAAAGCGTGCGCAGTTGGTATTTTCGCATCTGGAGCTGGCGGACGGGACGATCGTAAATGGGGACTGCTGCATCGTGGCAACGGGAGGACTTTCCTATCCCACGACGGGCTCCACGGGCGATGGTTACGGGTTCGCGAGAGAACTAGGGCATACGGTTACGGAGCTGTCGCCTTCCCTCGTGCCGATGGAGGTCAGGGAAGGAGACGCGAGGGAGCTGATGGGCTTGTCCCTTAGAAATGTGAGGGCGGCTATCTATGACGGCAAGAAGGAATTGTATTCCGAATTTGGGGAGATGCTGTTCACCCACTTCGGGGTGAGCGGCCCGATCATTATCAGTGCCAGCGCTTATGTTGGAAAAAAACTAAAGGGAAAAAAGCAGCTTCGCCTGGCGATAGACTTAAAGCCGGCGCTCACCGAAGAGCAGCTTGATGCGAGGGTGCTTCGTGAATTTGAGAAAAATCATAACAAACAGTTTAAAAATGCGGTAAATGCATTGTTTCCGGCCAAATTGATTCCGGTGATGGTAAAGCAAAGCGGGATTGACCCGGAGAAAAAAGTGAACGTGATATCCAGGGAAGAGCGGCTTGCGTTCGTCCATTTGATCAAAAATTTTGAATTCACGGTTACAGGTCTTCGCGATTATAAAGAAGCTATTATCACGCGCGGCGGGGTGAAGGTAGGGGAGATTGATCCCTCTACCATGCAGTCAAAATTGGTGGCCGGCGTGTATTTTGCAGGAGAGGTGCTGGACGTAGATGCGCTCACCGGAGGATTCAATCTGCAGATCGCCTGGTCTACGGGCTGTGCTGCGGGAGAGAGTATTTGGTAG